DNA sequence from the Armigeres subalbatus isolate Guangzhou_Male chromosome 1, GZ_Asu_2, whole genome shotgun sequence genome:
TATTCTTTTAtgtgagtcgcgtcgcatcgcatttACTTTGGCTTGCCCCTAAGACGTTGAGATTTTCTAGACCGTAAGATTCAATAGCCACTCTGTAACAGGTTTTCGGTGCTCCGGAACTGTGACAATTGGTTCAGGGAACATGACCAAATTGCTAACGAACGAAATTATGTTAATATGGTTTAAGGTTATGCAAATCGATGAATATTTAGACATTTTCAAGATAATAATTACATCTGACTATCCATTAGTTGATTCCTGATTCGACAAGAAtgccattttatgttttttgaaCACAAGTTGCATTCACAACAGAAATATTATAAGCGTtgttgcatatttttttcatttagtgCGCAAATTTGGTAATTACTGATTTCACATTTCTATACCACCTGGCAACTGATAAAGATTAGTCAGTGAGTCTTACAGTCCtgaaaatctaatcaaaaccaGAGCAAGAGGTaataacatacatacaaatatcaTAACTTGATATTAATAAATAATAGTTACAATGACTTTTGACACGACTTTATTAATTTATATGAAAGTTGCTGTGACCAAATCGGTCTGAATTGTGTTCATAGGATGATAAATACCTCAACCATGTTGATGTTGTGTACTATACacaaattatggcaaatttGGACCACTtaaccgaatgatggctgtttataatcaacactgcgaagctattgacttaacaatgtctcggcataacattaaacaatattttcaaaaagcaaacataagaaattcaacaatttaaattcataattacaaacaactttagcaaaaaaagatattttttttatgttttttattgtatttcataatctactataacattacgaaagaaaaaaaaaatgtatatgtatttgtactagtctacgtcggttgacgaaataaaataaataaataaataaatatactgCAGTCATCCGCATAtatgtcccatgtttgctgagatttcctatgtacatggaacaattatgcgtagagCGGCAGTATATCCGTATTATAATAATTGAATTAACATGCATTTGAGATTCGTAGAACATGGTTGAGTTACTATTTCTGGATATTTTCGTTATATGCAAAGCTTTCCCAACCCATAGATCATTGCAGTTGAAAGTATTAGATATTAGAgtgttttaaatgtattccCTCTTGTTCTAGTAGTTATCGTTTTCAAAATATGAAAGCTAATATTATATATTAGCATGGTCTCGGTCAGTGTAAAGCTTTCCACATAGcagtaatgatgcctttctcgtgccttTATAAGAGTTAAAAAGCATACAAGAAAGGTCCAAAATATCACTGATAGGTAGATAGGTCCTTATTTTTCAATCCGTTCATacccattttaaaatttcacgtCGAACGCAATTTGTTTCGAGTAGATTGGatgccagaaaagtgatttttctatacattattattttggccataactttcaagcccatagtccgacgtatggcgtattttcaataggaagtaATGGGGATGATGAATACCACCAAAATTATGCTAAATTgaatttcgacaattttttcCTATCTTAACCTATATATCTAGCCCCTGCAAAatcttgaattttaattttcttaaattttcaccgatagaatattttgatcgcATGCTTTCCTGAAAGGGGATGATTAGTACTAGAACCCTGTGAAAACAGATCGGAGGTTCATCTTAGTTTCATCATATTGTCATTCCTGGTATGCGtgtggtgttcttctaaaaaagcgagtcacgatgttcgatgctgctagaacacgcagctaacctcgagggtgcgttgtgcactggcccccctttgaagcattactttctggttgtaccgaagggacgatgggcttggcggcaatggaaacggtttagcgggtgggggatgcagtcctgcctccctcattggaggtggcccctaaccccgcacttcctggacaacccaggatgtctgttgagcagattccccctccattgcttaggaagaaaaaaaacacacacacacacatacacacagacatcacctcaatccgttgagctgagtcgatcggtactACATTACattacactatgggtctccgggccttctataacaagtttgtttttggagcgatcatatagcctttacgtatacttagtatacgagaaaggcaaaaattcaatgtaaatagttgtttatgaaaatcctaTAAGTGAATggcttttttttctcttttttagtgagagaagaaggggaatgtgggggtgagatatattaggaattgggcaatccacttttagagtgcattgatgacagatatacAAATATCGTAAAACGGTTTGGTTGCCAACACTGACTagtaaatagcaggccatgactttgcctctttcctcgtggGACAACGAACGGAGTCGCACGCGCGATAAGACAGCACACCCCGTGACGGATACCTCGTTCGGCAGAACTAGGCCATATATGCCCTATGCACAGCAGCAATTTCACATCACGGGAAACGTCAACttgttgtaaaaaaatcttcaacaacttcaaacacattcccatcaagcgctacctcagcaccaacaccactaggtctccTTCTATCTCTACCTAAACTACCTACCTATACATGTTCCCTATGATGGTAGAGCTAATGGTTAAACCTATCCCTGCCGTCTCCTTTTTCTTTGGACAAAAGCTTCGACAACTGCTCTGCAATCGATTATAATAAGATCAATATCGTCCACAAAGCCTAGGTGCATATGCGACCGAGTTATGATAGTGTCATTTCTCTGCGCTAAATACagaagtgcatcaccctgctccAATCCGTATAaagtcacaaacgaggttgacacttcgtctgcaatcctaatacttgatttcgagccatctaGCGTTGCatgtatcagtctaatcagtttcaccggaaaaccatgttcggacattatctgccccatctcatttcttttcactgaatcgtacgctgttTTATGGACGGAAGGGATTGGAAACGGAACAAACCGGATACGTTtactaaaatatatttatttcttCTATCGTACAAATAGCGTTTCCTCTGCTTGCGTGGAGGCTTACACTGACGCTGTCAAAATCTACACTGGTGCTCTCCACACCACTCGACACAAGGCGCTCAACGAAGCGTTAGGGGTGATCACAAATAATACCTCAtagctgctttgaaatcaatgatggtgagtctgcaagttgtactctagaaatttattaagaatCAGGCTAatcatttgatccgtcgttgatcggccctcgcgaaaacctgcctggtattcgccaacGAAGCACTCCTCAATCGGTCTCAGTCCGTCGGTAGGTAGATTGTCATCATCCCATATTTATTTCTGAGCAATTTGGCGAATCGACTGATGCAACTTCTCacttccaaatttgaaaaactcaACCGAGATCTCATCCTTTCCAGTAGTTTCACCTCACCTTCACCAGCGTTGGTGATTCCACAGTTTAACCTTCGCCGAAAACGTCCATCATGCTCCTAATACACCTTCGTTTTCACCATTCGACAAATTTTCCAAGTGCTTCTTCCACTTGGCTACCACAATAGTCTGGTCTggtaaatacaaaaaaaatccccctCTCAGTCATTGCACATGGCTGACATCGGCGTAGAATTATTTTAGGCGCCATTCATTGACAGTCTCGTAAATGCTCAGCatatatcgtttctatccatgttcttctgcgcttcagctatcacactctcttcgtgctgCCTTTTATTTCTGCGGTAGATCCGTTTCTCTTCTGTCCTTGCTACCCTGTACCGTTCTCGATTGCAACGGGTACGGgtcactagcattcgactcctagcaacatttttttcgtccGTTACTCGCTGGCATATATTGCTCATCAAATCAAACATTTCGTTGGTGttgctgtgcagtgcctaacacttcctgtgctgttgtagtcacagcttcgtggatattgtcccacaatctgttgacgtcccaagatccggtggcatctcctaccTGCTCGTCCACCTTCGGGTGTACTGTTCAAAAATCCTTCAACTGTGAGCATTGGGTATTAAAACATATCGTTCTGTGATTTCGTAAAATCGTGATTCTGGATAGCCGCGCTTGAATTTTTGCAAATACAAGGTCAGTGATTCGAGTCAATGTTCGGGACTTTGAAGCTTACACCCATAACATCCCAGAAATGCCATCCGTCGATCAGCAAATGATCTACCTGTGAGTGTCGCCACTCGAATGTTGCCAAGTGTTTTTGCAGATATTCTTTGTGCGAATATCAGCCTTACAGTCGCGCGTAAAATCAACTTCAGCGAATATATTATCAAAAGTAATGGTTTATACAAATTAACGGGAACATTCAAGCGCTGCAGGTTCGTCGTACTTGTCAGCATCTCTTCAAGTTTTGATCCCGTCGATGGTAACAGTCTTTGAGTACTGACAATAGTGAAAGATCTTGCAATCTGAAGCAATTATTTATGGCACGATATCTTAAACAAAACATTCCGTTCAAAATTTTAGCAACATTTCATTTCATGTATTGTTACAGAAtataaaagatctctggttcaTTAAATGTACAATTTGAAACTTAAACTATGTTCGTCAAAAATTGGCAATCCTTATAATAGGCATCGATCTCGTCAAAGTACTCGAACTTCACCGGAGCTTTATCGTTCACGCGCAACCTCGATCGGCATTCCTTGTAGCTCCTAAAAAGATTATTCCATCGTGTTCGACAGTCTCTAGGCGTCCTCTGCAAAACACAAACCATAAGTAAACCAATCTTCCACATACCTATGTTTAATCATTGATGAACCTACATTTATGTGCAACTCAATCAGCTTGTTCGAAACGCACTCGAACAGATTGTATCCCTTGAACTTGGGCCTCAGATCGCAGTGGATTTTTATCAGCAACACCGTCTGAATTCGATTCCAAGCCGGGAATATATTCTTTCTCACTTTCAGTCTTGGAAGTTCTGGTTTTTTAATCACCTCCTCGCTACTTCCACCGCTGCCCGACTGCCCGTCCCCATTGAATTCTTCCTcctcttcctcttcttcctcaTCGCCGGATTCCACGTCGACCGGCATCACCGAACTGCTGCAGTccgcttcctcctcctcctcGGCTTCCTCTTCCTCGTCGACTATGTCATCCTTAACTTTTGGCTCCACCGGAATGCTTTCGCCTTTCGACGGAGCACTGTTTTCGGTGGGCTTCTTCATTTGCTGCGGGACGACTTTCACTTCCAGGCTCTTTTTCAAGCACGTGTGAATTCCCCTCAGCACCCTGAGGATTTCCTCGGCCATCAGCTGCCCCCGGGCTCGATCCTGGTCCTTTTGTCGGTAGTGTTCCTGcttgatctgcagcaacatgtTTTGATTGGTGTAATACAGCAACTTCTGTTCCATCAATCTCAGTTTCAAATCGTCCAGCCCATTGTTGACCGTGAGGGACGTCGTCAGCTCCTCTTCTCCGTCCTGCCCATGCTGATCCTCCGGCGATTCCACATACTCGTCCCCAGTTTGCGTGGAATCCATCATCATGCTATCTCCCTCCATTAATCCACCGTCTACATCTCCgccaccgccaccaccaccaccgccgTCCACCGCATAGGAACAATCAGCGAATAAATCATCAAAGAAGATCTCCGTTTTACACTTGTTAGTTCCGTTATCCACCGAAACGTTCATGGTCCCATAGTACTGATGGAAGGTATCGAAGAAGGGGAACCTCACCTTGCAAACCTTCCCGCCGGTCGCTTGCCTTTTGATGCAACTTCGATACGTTTTCAGCAGATTGTTGAACCGAGTTTGACAGGCTGCTGCATTTTTCTACAATTCGGAGATTCCCTCGAAAAAATTAGAATATTCAAACGCTTGACAACTACCCTACTCACATAATAGTTATGATTCTCGGCCAGATAGTTGGAGATCTGATCGTAGACCTTATCGCTGCGGGCGCAACCGAGTAGCTCCAGCCGCTTCCGGATCATGAGATTGGTTTCTTCGATGCCCCAATTGTGGCTCGTCATTTTTGTTTTTCCTCGGCAGATTGATCCAACAACACAACACTCAAACACAACAATAATTTACGTGCAAATCAAACGAATCAACGATCAAATTAACACTTTTCCTCTCtgtttttttgataaaattttaaatcaCAAAATTCCAACGAAAACAACGCAAATTCCTTCGCGGCAGCGGTTGAGGAGAACTTGTTGATAAACAGATGGCTGTCAAAGCCGTTCGAACGTATTTTCGAACATTGCCCGCATGGGAAAAAGTCGAATGATAGATTGAGGAAATTACCGATTCGATTAACCGattggttttctcaaaattgcacgcggcgtacactccaaataatctaaacgttgttacTAAACGTATACAAAACACGAGGGGTTTTGTGGGGGTTGAAAATAATCTGTTTTAGCGTTATgtgatttgtgaatgaaccccaacttagaattcggaagtcgggacttccgaaccgaactttctttcGAAGATTTgtgtgtcaaactaattgatgcgttgtttagcgttGTTTTGTCACTTGCCTAAATTTTTTTGTAGCCAGATCCGGGATATATCGATCTATGTACCCGACAAGCACCAAAAAACTCCGGATTTCTTCAGCGGTTTTTGGTAGCCTGAACTGTTGAATTGCTTTGATTTTAACCTCGTTTGCCTTGACGCCTTCTCGAGAGATGTTATGGCCCAAACACATAGTTTCTTTTACCTTGAATTGGCACTTGTTGTGGTTTAGCACGACGTTGTGCTCCTCTAATTTGGACAACACTGCCTTCAGTGCTTGATCATGCTCTTCTTCTGTCTTCGCTGCGAGAATGATGTCGTCTTGATAGTTATGAGCTGAAGGACACTCGCATAAGAGTTGTTCGACCATTCGTTGAAACTGTTCAGGAGCGCTGCACACAGCGAACATTAATCTGGTGTATCGAAACATGCCCACATGTGTGATAAACGTTGTAATATGCCGGCTTGATTCGTCATACCTGATGGTATGCATCTTTTATGTCAAGTTTGGAAAACCATTTGCACCCGGCAAACCTATCAGAATAAGGACTGGAAAACTTTTCCTTTTAGATTCATAGCTAACTTACCTGGTAAGCAGATCGTCAAGGGTGGGAATCATATGATATTCTCTTCTGATTGCGGTGTTAGCGCGCCGCATAGCTACGCATAGACGGACTTCTCCATTATCTTTGACAACAACGACCATGGGAGAAACCCACGGACTTGGTTCATCAACTTTTTCTATTATACCTAGTTTTAATAGCTTGTCTAACTGTTCTTAAGTTGCAGTCGGAAGGCAATCGGCACTCTACGGACATGTTGAGCTACCGGAGTGACTCGCTCGTCAATATCAATGCGTACTGTTACGTCTGTAAGGAACATTACTCATTGGTTACGCGTtctgatttttattattattattactattattcTACAATGTTAACCTTTGATAACTGGAAATTTCTCTACATTTTCAGACACCTGCTAATAACACTGGGCATACAAATTAAAAGTACACCGAGCTGCTTCGCTGTTTCACGTCCCAACAGATTTTGCTTCCCTTTCTTCATTACATAGAAGTCAGCGTTGATGATTTTATTACTGGTGGAGTCAGTAACCGTGATCCTGGCGATTAAAGTGCACATGATGTTCAACTCGCCGAACTGTGCGTAGGCAGAGGGTCTTTTGTGCGATTGTTTGATGTCTTGGACGCTTGCTTCTTCATTTTGCAGATACACCCATGTTAATTAATCAATTATGTTGTACTTTGATCCGGAGTCTATCATCATTTCAATCATTACGTCACCGACTCGGCAGCATATAAGTTCGTCGTGGTTGTCACTTATCGCGTATATAAATCAGTTATGCCTCAGCTCAGAATTCTCACCTTCAGGCCTCTGAATTTCATCTACAGCGTTCATATTATTCCTTTTCGCTGGAATTGGTTCTCGTCGTGCACTATCTGCTTCGTATTTCCGCTTATTCGTCGATGCGAAACACAAGCAAAATGTCCGATCATATTTGTTGCGGCATTGGGCGTGCTTGGCCAGACATTCTTCATTTCCTTTATGTGGCTACTTCCCTCCGCATCGATAGCATTCTCCTGAAGCCCGATCGTGATGTTCTGATGAATTAGATGCTTTGTTTGTTACACGGTTGACTGAACTACCTGCTACTTTTCCCGTTAGTTTGTTACTTCGTATACTAGATATCTTGTTAACAGCTGTGCTACTATCGCGAAATCGTTCAAGTTCCGAGAGGGGTGTCCGTATTTTCCAAGTTCACGTACCTGTTGTTGAACCGATAAGTGTGAGTTCACGAGTTTCGTCAAGTCGTCCAAAGTAATAgtggatttttccaaaattttccgGCGCAAGTCGGGAGGGGCTAGCATAACGATTTTCTCAATAACCGCAGCGTCCGTGCTCTCTTGTTTCGTTGATCCAAACTGGCATTTTTATGCTTGAGCTTTTACGCGGAGCAGAAACTTATCGGGAGATTCGTCTTGCATTGGGTTGAGTGACCAAAATAAATACCTTTCGAATGTGTCATGCCTCTTTGGGCAAAGTACGCATCTAGGTTGTTTATTGTCGCTTCAAAATCGTCCTCGGTTCCATCTGCGGTAGCGGGAAGGCTCCCATAACCCTTTTGAAGCTGCCGACCCGCGCGGCTAGGAAAATGTTcttcaacttcttcttctttttcttaccGATAGCATTCGCGATATACTCAAATTGCTTTTTGTAGTCGTACCACTTCTGCGAATTTCAGACAGGGGAATGGTGTCGCACTCAAATGATGGGAGCTTTAACAGTTGGTCCTCCATCTACCTGTGAAGTATCAAAATTTGATTATATATGTATTTCTTCGCTAAGCCTACGCTGAGTTGCTAggcaactattttttttttttcagggctTTTTTCTCTGCGTTCTCCGAGCCAACGCCCAGCTAGGGCGTTGCTAGTTAAGGACTTTGATTTTCATTGCCTTTTCCGGGCCAACGCCTAGctatacccaacaaacaatttaagctgaacaagctagttttttagctgaagaagcttATTTGCCACGAAACAAGCTCTTTATcatcttccaatgtttgttgggtagtgCGTTGCTcgttaaggatttttttttccattttgtaGTCAACGCCTAGCTAGCGCGTTGCTCGCAAAGGTCTTTGATTGCCCCCGGGCCAATGCCTATAGCTAGCGCATTGCTTGTAaactatttttgattttttattagcCGGGCTATGCCGTGTTAGCACGTTGCCCACTAAATACTTTAGATTTTTATTTAACTTTAATTTACCTTTTAGTTGGTACAGTCGCGCTATGATCCCATCCTCGACGCCAGTATGTGGTAATTGTAGAACTATTAAATAATTACGAGAAGTGAGAGAGTGTCGTGAGTTGACttcgtctgtttttttttttcaatcgcaTTTCGATCAGCAACTAACGCAAAATTGTTAAACATAAATTAATGACATGCGTAAAGGCATCTAGTTTATTCACGCCCGATTCCAACGATATATATTGTAGTATCCTAATAGAGTAGTAGGCTATGTGTAAAAAGGAAACTTAACTGGCAGTTGAAAACAGGTGTGCTCTGTGAGCGGTTCAATATACGTTGTGTGAATTGATATTGTGACTTGGTGTCGTTCATACGGTTTATcccaaattcctccgaaaatcccAATACTATATTGGCGACGAGGTGAAAAATGTAAGTAATCATTAGATTAATAATTGAATTGTGCAACAAAAAGAATCAAAAAGGCCACACATCATTCCGTGAAATtgtaatttagaaaaaaatcaactGTTGATTTGAAAGCGAAAATTCGCCATGGTAAccgtattgaaatatttcacatACTCAACCTACTCTACAGGAGCTTTAGAAATGTTTCACCAGgaacataaaaaaaaagcttttgacAATTGATTGACGTATCATTGTCGAAGCTAAAATGAATATAGTGtaaacaagaaaaaaacataGGAGAAAATGAAATTGTTCTGAAACGGGAAAAGTGCTAAGATGCTAAGTACTAAGTGCTAAGAAAAGTGATAAGATTTAAATGGTAAAGATTGCTAGAAAGTGTGATTATTTAATGAGGTAAgtgaacaatattattattgTGAATGATTCTAAAATTAGCAGTGATATCGATCGGAATAGAAAAGAATTGACAAAAGTCGCAGTCACGCGAACAGCTGATAATCAGCTGTTACTCCCTGTATAATGGGGtgggaataaaaaaaacagatttgatCAACTACCATTTTTGTGTTTTATTCAAATGAGGCATGCGATTTCGCTTGTAATAACTGACTAATACTGATCGATACATGAATTTATTCTTATAGTGAGTTGTGGAGTTATGCATGGATGACGGGTTCGTCAAAATATGTTGGTTTTGTGAAAGGCGGTATCGTCGTAAAAGGTGGTAAAATGATTGGCGGGTTCGCTAAGATTTGATAAGAAATGATTGAGCAAGCGGACTCGCTTATGATTGAACGATAAAGCGGGTTCGCTAATGATGGAATGAAAAGCGGATTCGCTCACAATTGAAATTAGTAAAGTGGATTCCAGTCAAAGGAAATTGGCGGGTTCGCCAGGTTCTGAACTATTGTAGGTTAGCGGGTTCGCCAATAGTTACTGTCCTAACTGTACATACACATAATGGTTGGGTCCTGTGTaatggaaatttgaatccgAATGCTCTCGTATCAATAATTACTATGTATTGAAACTATTAGTGCCTATTTTTCAAAGACGTGAATGACGTGTGAGTCTAAAGTTTTGTACTACACAAGATTAtaaaagatgttttttttaacGACTGGTCGTTTTACTACAGGACCAGCAGTGAGCTACGAGTGAAAGCTTTCCAAACCAATTTGGACTCCTCCCAGCTACCTCTGGCATGGGCCAAATGGAAACGGGATTTAGAGTGCTATTTCGAATCGGAGAAAATACTCTCACAATACGACAAACGATCAAAGTTGTTATACCTCGGTGGCTCGGATCTCAGGGACATCTATGATAATCTACCTGAGATCGAAAATGTGTCTCATGCATTGAAAGACCCACCATATTATAATGTAGCAATCGCTAAATTGGATGCTCATTTTGAACCTTTTCGCCGACGAACTTATGAACGTCATATGTTCAGGCAAATAGCTCAAGGACCTTCAGAACGTTTTACAGACTTTGTACTGCGACTGAGAACACAGGTCAAGCGATGCGAGTATGATAAACCCGACGAAATGATTTTGGATCAAATCGTGGAGAAATGTGCATCAGGTAAGCTTAAGCAAAAGATGCTGAAAAGAGATATGCCGTTGAGTGAAGTCGAAGGACTGGGTATTAGTTTGGAAGAAAATCTTCGAAAACTTAAAGAATTTCGGAACGTCTCTCAAGGTGATCAAATCGGTAGAGTGTCAAATCAGGGAGCGGATGGAGATCGAGACAAGATAAGCAGAGTTCGGGTTGCTACCAGGGTCGGACATCGTCAACCATTTGAAGTGAAGGGCGCAAATTTTCATCAGAGGGTGGGATCTGTCGCTGTTTGTTTCGCATGTGGAAAACGCGGCCACATTAAGGGAGCGGAAGTTTGTCCGGcaagaaataaaaagtgtttGAAATGTGGCGGAAATGGGCATTTTGCGAAGCAGTGCATGAAGAGGGCCAATAACGAAGAACGAGCAGTGATACCAGCAAAACGGATTAGAGCAGTGTATGAAGATCTGGATGCTGAGCAAAACGATGACTACATCTTCTATGCAATGGGGAAGAATACGTTTTTGTTCAAGGTAGGGGAAGTTGAAATCCCTATGATCATCGATTCAGGCGCAGCAGCAAACATC
Encoded proteins:
- the LOC134215390 gene encoding uncharacterized protein LOC134215390, with amino-acid sequence MTSHNWGIEETNLMIRKRLELLGCARSDKVYDQISNYLAENHNYYKNAAACQTRFNNLLKTYRSCIKRQATGGKVCKVRFPFFDTFHQYYGTMNVSVDNGTNKCKTEIFFDDLFADCSYAVDGGGGGGGGGDVDGGLMEGDSMMMDSTQTGDEYVESPEDQHGQDGEEELTTSLTVNNGLDDLKLRLMEQKLLYYTNQNMLLQIKQEHYRQKDQDRARGQLMAEEILRVLRGIHTCLKKSLEVKVVPQQMKKPTENSAPSKGESIPVEPKVKDDIVDEEEEAEEEEEADCSSSVMPVDVESGDEEEEEEEEEFNGDGQSGSGGSSEEVIKKPELPRLKVRKNIFPAWNRIQTVLLIKIHCDLRPKFKGYNLFECVSNKLIELHINRTPRDCRTRWNNLFRSYKECRSRLRVNDKAPVKFEYFDEIDAYYKDCQFLTNIV